The genome window gccccttcacactcggctgcaaaccgccccagtgcctgctggaggtcccggtctgatgaagccaacaggacaacatcatctgcaaaaagcagagatgaaatcctgtgattcccaaaccggattccctccgacccctggctgcgcctagaaatcctgtccataaaagtaatgaacaggatcggtgacaaagggcagccctgtcggagtccaacatgcaccgggaacaagtctgacttactaccggcaatgcgaaccaagctcctactccggtcatacaaggaccgaatggcccttaacaaagggtcccgaatcccgtattcccggagtaccccccacaggatgccacgagggacacggtcaaacgccttctccaagtctacaaaacacatgtagactggatgggcgaactcccatgaaccctcgagcaccctagcaagagtatggagctggtccagtgttccacggccaggacgaaaaccgcattgttcctcctggatccgaggttcgactagcggcctaactctcctctccagcactctggaatagactttcccagggaggctgaggagtgtgatccccctatagttggaacacaccctccggtccccctttttaaaaagaggaaccaccaccccggtctgccagtccagaggtactgtccccgatctccacgcgatgctgcaaaggcgtgtcaaccaagacagccctacaacatccagagacttaaggtactcggggcgaatttcatccacccctggtgccttgccaccgaggagcttactgactacctcggtgacttcgaccagggaaatggatgaatcaacctcagagtccccagcctctgcttcctcaacagaaggcgtgacgacggggttgaggagatcctcaaagtattccttccaccgtcctacaacgtccccagtcgaagtcagcaactccccacctccactgtaaacagtgttggcaggaaactgctttccccttctgaggcgccggacggtttgccagaatttccttgaggcagaccgatagtcctcctccatggcctcgccgaacttttcccaggtccgagtttttgcctctgcgaccgcgcgggctgcggcacgtttggcctgccgatacccatcagctgcatcaggagtcccacaggccaaccaggcctgataagactccttcttcagcttgacggcttcccttacttccggtgtccaccaccgggttcggggattgccgccacgacaggcaccagagaccctacggccacagctccgaacagccgcattgacaatggaggtggaaaacatggtccactcggactcaatgtctccaggctccctcgggacctgattgtagctctcccggaggtgggagttgaagacctctctgacagagggttccaccagacgttcccaacagaccctcacaatacgtttgggtctgccaggtctatccagctccctcctctgccatcggatccaacttaccaccaggtggtgatcagttgacagctcagcccctctcttcacccgagtgtccaagacatatggtcggaggtcagatgacacaaccacaaagtcgatcatagacctccgacctagggtgtcctggtgccacgtgcactgatggacacccttatgcttgaacatggtgttcgttatggacaagctgtgactagcacagaagtccaataacaaaacaccactcgggttcagatcagggaggccgttcctcccaatcacgcccctccaggtatcactgtcattgcccacgtgggcgttgaaatcccccagtaggacgacagagtccccagtcggagcaccttccagtaccccttccagagaccctatgaaagctgggtactctacaccgctatttggcccgtaggcacaaacaacggtgagagacctatcccctacccgaaggcaaaatgtaataaactaaaatgttaatattcatAACAACACCAGTATCAAACCACGATACTGCATGTGGTTATAACAGGTCACTGGAAATCAAAACTTACATGCTGACAGCTCGCTGGTTGCCATCTAGGTTTGTAAAGCAAACACGCGTCTATTCATTCGTCCGTCTTTCTGTGTCCTTAGTGCAAAAATGTGGACAAAGCATAATGTTGACAGTGTGAGAGCAGacagttgtgttttatgtgtttatgagTCTGAAGGTTGTCTGTAATGAGTAATCAGACACACATCAAGACAGTGAGAACCGCACCCCCGTCTTTTGTAACACCAAGACACTTTTCTCAACATGAAGATATTACCAGGTTGTCCTGCAGCTATGTGTAGCAATCCTGTTATGTCAGTGTTGTGATACACTTTTCCAGAAAACTTTCACATCATTGTATTTGGTAAATATAAGTTGATTTGGCTCACTACTTTGCCAAATATCTAATTTAGGTCTTTCACCACCCACAATACAGACTTAATTCATGTTGTttcatagaaacacacacagtgtcatgtCATTACAATCTGTGGTCACCTGATGGAGACATTGCATAAGATCATTAAACTCCACCACCGGTGTATAAGTTTGAGCCTGTGTTGATTTCAGAAATGCTCAAATTCCATCTATAATTAttgatatgtttgtttttttagtcgTGCTGACTCAGCGAAAGCAGTCAGCGGATGTAAATTTCTGTTTGCAAATGTTCTTCACAAAGCAGGGACTCAGCTGCAGGCCTTTAAGCTGATTTCCATATTCCGCTTGTGATTTTATTAAGGTCTGCTCGCCACTGTGTTCCTGCCAAACCTCCCAGTACATCCATTAccctttcacattttctttaatctactgtgaaatgaatgaaatgaaagctTTCTCCACATTATTTCATATAagcatttattgtattttatatattttgttggCAGCCTTCAGTCAATCTGAATTTTCtttgatgtgaaatgtgcaaCGTGCAACAGCAACGTTTTGATTCATGTTTTAGAACTGAACTCAGACCTACAGTAATGTGCACtacagatgtgttttaaatgtacttaGACATGTTGCAAATGTTCCTGTATTCTGTTCTGTGCTCCACGCTGAGGTCCATATTTCAGGACTTTACCATCTACAGTATGAACGAAGAGAAGGTGAAAATATGGTGAAAAGGTCAGTGAAGAACTAAAAGGAAGTGTTGGTGAAGAAAATAGGGAGATAGGGGCctgttttacatatattttgcCTGTATTTTGCCTGGGACAGTGTTCAGCATAGTAAAGCTATCAGGCCAACCGAGGCTGAAGGAAAAGAAGTTCAACAATAGTGGAGAGAAACAAGTTCAAACTGTCCGTGGTGGATGTAATAAAGTAATCATGataaaacaatcattttattaatttatttagcTAGGAAAATTGTGGTTTGGACAGCTGATAAACATTGCGGAAAACCACAGTGGGATTTTATCTTACAGGAGCATATAGCAATAAGGGATGACAGGCAAAGTGGAAATGGTGCTGAGGTGGCTACGCTTCTGAAGAAGGGGATGAGGTTATACTTTGTCAACACAGCgaataaacacaaagagagaatgATCAAGATGTTAACAAGAAGGAAtgattcattaataataattacaacTCATGCAAATAGATTGAATTCTGTACAGTAGGTGGGCTGACAGAAAGTACAGTGTACGGTGTGGAGGCCTGCGACCTGTGAGATACCTGGTGATTCACCATTATCCTGTCATCATTTAAAAAGGAGCTGAGGTTTACAGAGAAGGGGAAGATGGAAGTTTAATAAAGCTAACTTCAGACATAAGCATAGTAGATGCTTGAGGTGAAAAAGGTACTGAAAAAAAACCTAATATTAAGATTTTCAGATGCAGCTTAAAAGACGCAGACATTGGAAGTTCAGGAGCTGTAGGTTTTATCCAGTATATGTGCAACAAGAGAACCACAGATTacctgtcagtgttttcagtggCAGCTATTTTTCTTGCTTTGCTAaacaactgaataaaacaatgaCATATTCTTATTGCATCTGATAGCTGTGCAGCATGTGTCTAGTCAGAAAATCATGTCAACCTCTCCATGAAATCCATAAATTATAGTATAATTAATCCCCAAATGCGTTCATTTATCAGTCACTGTTATTTACAGTCATGCAAATGCCATTAAATAAATCTGAGATGAAACTAAAACATGGATGTAGTGATACTGGAAGGCGTGTGTATAACATTACATCTCATCACACAACAACTCAGAGAGCTGATTTAAGTCTGTTTGCcttctgcagctgcttcatctgactgtggaggaaaacaaagatgacggcagcactaaaaaaaaaaaaaaaacgatcaGGTAAAtgatttactgatttatttgatttctcAGTGGCACGGTCCGGTAGGCGGCGCTATAGCAAAACAAGAACAAGGAGAAGAAGGACGTGTCGCAGTCCAAACCCCGCCCCTCCGCCCGGCTCAGCCTTACACAACATCCAACGCACACGGCGTGTCTATAAGAGGGCCCGGTCCGCTCCAGGGCTCCAGACCCGACGGACTCTGTGCTGGTGCCGGACCGGGAGAGACAGCGGCCATGGGGGTGAACGTTAGAGTCGAGTACTGGTACATATGACCTTTATTACTCCCTCTTTCGCTTCCTGTAATGTTTATGTGTTCAGctaacatgtttgtgtttctgtgacgCTCCGTACGTTTCAGTTTAAAACGGTTGTTTTTAACTAAAATATACACCGGATGCGCCTGCTAGCATTAGCATTGTTAGCTAACAGCTGAGCCAGCTTTAAATGACCGGGCAGCTCTGTTACAAGCCCGggtacatttaaaaacacagtgtgatctGCTatggtatgttttttttaacttctagCGGTGGATGAGGTTATGGACCCCGCTATCAGGAGCTCGCCCGGGTTGTCCAGGATGAGTTTCCTGATGCGGAAGTGTCAGGCTTCGTGGGAAGAAGGGGTAAGTGTTGTTGAAATTCAAGTAGGCTTGTGTCAGATCTGACCTTTTTACGTGGTGTGAATTTCCATATTATATATGCAAAGAACATTGTAGGAAAACAAGGTGATGTCTTGTCTCTCAGGCAGCTTTGAGATAGTAATCAACGGGCAGCTCATCTTCTCCAAGCT of Anabas testudineus chromosome 8, fAnaTes1.2, whole genome shotgun sequence contains these proteins:
- the LOC113157296 gene encoding migration and invasion enhancer 1, producing MGVNVRVEYCGGUGYGPRYQELARVVQDEFPDAEVSGFVGRRGSFEIVINGQLIFSKLETGGFPYEDDVLNAVQQACDGKPVQKITKSRAPCVIM